The following are encoded in a window of Congzhengia minquanensis genomic DNA:
- a CDS encoding FAD-dependent oxidoreductase yields the protein MERFFMEEGAVKCVPADGVCFSRRFDVIVCGLGTAGSVAAAAAGQKGLSVLGIEQCACPGGTTTIGGIRGYYFGTPGGLYTEFDRRVEEYQSSHTETVLESRKIVTEEILQESGAKLMYETVLCGIYLSGTKVCGARVLTGGIMEDFACSVLIDATGDGTACFMAGCEMEFGREADGLTQPYSMVSVMVDENNAVRTTNFDFGRVDQRDDKSLSEALIFSRSYEMPEDRAGTFVAHMPLIGVREGRRIIAEETVRLEDVFAETVTDMPMFYSYSDLDKHGWDTAFDGETLGDWTVGANLGAYNLTVPMPFRALIPKGYDGLLCACRAFGVDRNISSLSRMILDMKKAGEAAACVAALSIQHGCPLTEIPYGELKQMLTKSGCLNEAYCRGVRVDGRFDCDGNELVPRGVSWITEPEQLAAPLSSLTPGEAIWSARRMGEKARPVLYQLIASKDENTKKHAAFALSATGDKGAIELLREMAAARDPVMLRDCRKNNEQRGAMAIYYLGRFADTAAIGTLAEIITDENEPLRDAYSGRFSNGARYRISGFRYEYFQFVSEAAMALIRIGNAHEKERERILEIFKTAFLDETYEKRITTRPKMSSEGSMVSNIKNVAFSAAGRWGLFI from the coding sequence ATGGAACGCTTTTTTATGGAAGAAGGAGCGGTGAAATGCGTGCCGGCAGATGGCGTTTGCTTTTCCCGCCGGTTTGATGTAATTGTCTGCGGACTGGGAACTGCCGGCAGCGTGGCCGCGGCCGCCGCAGGGCAAAAAGGGCTTTCGGTTTTGGGAATAGAACAGTGCGCCTGCCCGGGAGGCACAACCACCATTGGCGGAATTAGGGGCTATTATTTCGGAACGCCGGGCGGGCTTTACACAGAATTCGACCGGCGGGTGGAGGAATATCAAAGCAGTCACACGGAAACGGTGCTGGAGAGCAGAAAAATTGTGACAGAGGAAATTTTGCAGGAAAGCGGCGCGAAGCTTATGTATGAAACCGTGCTTTGCGGCATTTATTTAAGCGGCACCAAGGTGTGCGGCGCTCGGGTTTTAACCGGCGGAATTATGGAGGACTTTGCCTGCTCTGTGCTGATTGACGCCACAGGGGACGGAACGGCCTGCTTTATGGCAGGGTGCGAAATGGAGTTTGGCAGAGAGGCCGACGGACTGACACAGCCCTATAGCATGGTGAGCGTGATGGTAGACGAAAACAACGCTGTGCGCACAACCAACTTCGATTTTGGCCGTGTGGACCAGCGGGACGACAAAAGCCTAAGCGAGGCGCTGATTTTTTCCCGTTCCTATGAAATGCCGGAGGACCGGGCCGGCACCTTTGTGGCACATATGCCTTTAATTGGCGTGCGGGAGGGGCGGCGCATTATAGCGGAGGAAACCGTTCGGCTGGAAGACGTTTTTGCAGAAACCGTGACCGACATGCCCATGTTCTACTCCTATTCGGACTTAGACAAGCACGGCTGGGACACCGCCTTTGACGGAGAAACCCTGGGTGATTGGACGGTAGGCGCAAACCTGGGGGCCTATAACCTGACGGTGCCCATGCCGTTTCGGGCGCTGATTCCGAAAGGTTATGACGGGCTTTTGTGCGCCTGCAGGGCATTTGGCGTTGACAGGAACATCTCCAGCCTGTCCCGCATGATTTTAGACATGAAAAAAGCAGGAGAGGCCGCGGCGTGTGTTGCCGCGCTTTCCATTCAGCACGGGTGCCCCCTTACGGAAATTCCTTATGGCGAGCTGAAGCAAATGCTTACAAAAAGCGGGTGCTTAAACGAGGCATATTGCCGCGGCGTGCGGGTGGACGGGCGGTTTGACTGCGACGGGAACGAGCTTGTTCCCCGCGGCGTTTCGTGGATTACCGAGCCTGAACAGCTGGCCGCGCCGCTTTCTAGTTTAACGCCCGGCGAGGCCATTTGGTCTGCCAGGCGCATGGGGGAAAAGGCAAGGCCGGTTTTATATCAGTTAATTGCTTCAAAAGACGAAAACACGAAAAAACACGCGGCCTTTGCGCTGTCTGCCACAGGGGACAAGGGCGCGATTGAACTGCTTCGGGAAATGGCCGCGGCGCGGGACCCGGTTATGCTGCGGGACTGCCGGAAAAACAACGAGCAGCGGGGCGCCATGGCAATTTATTATTTGGGGCGGTTCGCAGACACTGCGGCAATCGGCACGCTGGCAGAGATCATAACAGACGAAAACGAGCCTTTGCGGGACGCATATTCCGGCCGGTTTTCCAACGGCGCGCGGTATCGAATCAGCGGGTTCCGATATGAATATTTTCAGTTTGTATCAGAGGCGGCCATGGCGCTGATTCGCATTGGAAATGCCCACGAAAAGGAGCGGGAACGGATTTTAGAAATTTTTAAAACTGCGTTTTTGGATGAAACGTATGAAAAGAGGATTACCACCCGCCCCAAAATGAGCAGCGAGGGCAGCATGGTTTCTAACATTAAAAATGTTGCGTTTTCCGCTGCGGGCCGGTGGGGACTTTTTATTTGA